One Thermococcus eurythermalis DNA segment encodes these proteins:
- a CDS encoding ATP-binding protein, whose protein sequence is MKMAYSSLFQRYERLYEKAIEEGNPEKARFFALQCAGLLRKLASEELQFSHYYLKLAEEWERKAENVDTEIKKRSNGIERLITTSNVTWEDVGGLEEAKKLLAQAVGIAMAKVPGKFKPWKGVLLFGPPGTGKTLLAKALAGSMKATFIGVKVSDVLSKYFGESSKIASSIYSLARQKAPSVVFIDEFDALGMRRSAMEDAGRRLLGTILAEIDGFHDSDRVITLASTNAPWDLDEAMLSRFPLRIYVPLPDEKGAKEIFAIHLRGFPLRVTLESLARIAVRKLYSGREIANACTFAVLHMLEEMNPELSDPLKVGSIAGKELTVRPLEAEDFRYAFRRVKSPIKKELLRKYEKWAKEYGV, encoded by the coding sequence ATGAAGATGGCTTACTCATCACTTTTCCAGAGGTACGAGCGCCTCTATGAAAAGGCCATTGAAGAGGGTAACCCTGAAAAGGCACGTTTTTTTGCCCTCCAGTGCGCCGGCCTCCTGAGGAAGCTCGCTTCCGAGGAGTTACAGTTCTCGCACTACTACCTCAAGCTGGCCGAGGAGTGGGAAAGAAAAGCTGAGAACGTTGATACGGAGATTAAAAAGCGCTCCAACGGAATTGAAAGGCTTATAACGACATCAAACGTAACGTGGGAGGACGTTGGAGGGTTAGAAGAGGCAAAAAAGCTCCTCGCTCAAGCCGTTGGGATAGCAATGGCGAAGGTTCCGGGAAAGTTCAAGCCCTGGAAGGGGGTTCTCCTCTTCGGCCCTCCGGGGACGGGAAAAACGCTACTGGCGAAGGCCCTGGCCGGGAGCATGAAGGCCACGTTCATAGGAGTTAAGGTGAGCGACGTCCTCAGCAAGTACTTTGGAGAGTCCAGCAAGATAGCCTCGTCTATCTACTCCCTCGCGAGGCAGAAAGCCCCAAGCGTCGTTTTCATAGACGAGTTCGACGCCCTTGGTATGAGGCGCTCCGCAATGGAAGACGCAGGGAGAAGGCTTCTGGGAACTATTCTCGCGGAGATAGACGGGTTCCATGACTCGGACAGGGTAATCACCCTCGCATCGACCAACGCCCCCTGGGACCTGGACGAGGCCATGCTCTCCCGCTTTCCGCTGAGGATTTACGTCCCCCTCCCCGACGAGAAGGGGGCAAAGGAGATATTCGCAATACATCTAAGGGGGTTTCCCCTGCGGGTCACGCTGGAGTCGCTGGCCAGGATAGCCGTTAGGAAGCTCTACTCGGGTAGAGAAATAGCCAACGCCTGCACTTTTGCGGTCCTCCACATGCTGGAGGAGATGAACCCCGAGCTGAGCGACCCTCTAAAGGTGGGCTCGATAGCAGGAAAAGAGCTCACAGTAAGGCCTCTCGAAGCGGAAGACTTCCGCTATGCATTCAGAAGGGTGAAGAGCCCCATAAAGAAGGAGCTTCTGAGAAAATACGAGAAATGGGCAAAGGAGTACGGTGTTTAG
- a CDS encoding SDR family oxidoreductase, protein MRNKLIVVTGGAGFIGSHIAWELVKDNDVIVIDNLYTGKEENVPPGAKLVKADIRDYDAIAELISHADYVFHEAAQVSVVESIRDPVFTEEVNVLGTLNIIRALLEGNGKLIFASSAAVYGDNPNLPLKETERPKPLSPYGVTKATAEEYLRVYHELYGLPVVSLRYFNVFGPRQSANQYAGVISIFINRALAGEPLVIYGDGKQTRDFIYVKDVVRANLLVAESRKANGRVFNVATGRQTTILELAMKIIEITGTTSSIVFDKPRPGDIRHSQADITEIKKLGFEPEFSLEEGLKKTVEWYREQRET, encoded by the coding sequence ATGAGGAACAAGTTAATCGTTGTCACCGGGGGAGCGGGCTTCATTGGCTCGCACATAGCCTGGGAGCTTGTCAAGGACAACGACGTCATCGTCATTGACAACCTGTACACGGGAAAGGAGGAGAACGTCCCTCCGGGGGCAAAGCTCGTCAAGGCGGACATAAGAGATTATGACGCGATAGCCGAGCTGATAAGCCACGCTGACTACGTTTTCCACGAGGCGGCGCAGGTAAGCGTCGTCGAGAGCATACGCGACCCCGTTTTTACGGAGGAGGTAAACGTCCTCGGGACACTAAACATCATCAGGGCTCTCCTTGAAGGCAATGGAAAGCTAATTTTCGCGTCTTCCGCCGCGGTCTACGGCGACAACCCCAACCTTCCGCTGAAGGAAACTGAACGGCCAAAGCCCCTATCCCCTTACGGAGTCACGAAGGCAACCGCTGAAGAGTACCTCCGCGTCTACCACGAGCTCTACGGCCTGCCAGTCGTTTCCCTGCGCTACTTTAACGTCTTCGGCCCGAGACAGAGCGCCAACCAGTACGCAGGCGTGATAAGCATATTCATCAACAGGGCCTTAGCTGGAGAACCGCTTGTTATTTACGGCGACGGCAAGCAGACGCGCGATTTCATCTACGTGAAGGACGTCGTCAGGGCGAACCTCCTCGTCGCCGAGAGCAGGAAAGCCAACGGGCGGGTCTTCAACGTCGCGACCGGAAGGCAGACAACCATTCTTGAGCTCGCAATGAAAATCATTGAAATAACCGGAACAACGAGCTCGATAGTCTTCGACAAGCCGAGGCCTGGAGACATAAGGCACAGCCAGGCGGACATAACTGAGATAAAGAAGCTGGGCTTTGAGCCGGAGTTTTCACTCGAAGAGGGTCTCAAGAAGACGGTCGAGTGGTACAGGGAGCAGAGGGAAACGTAA
- a CDS encoding molybdenum cofactor synthesis domain-containing protein → MAFLKVVPLEKALEVIDSFPLEPKVERVPLGGALGRVLAEDITSPIDVPPFDRATVDGYAVRAEDTFMASESEPVRLKVVGEINAGDVPQLELKPGESVYISTGAPLPKGADAVIQFEDVDREGDEVVIYKPAYPGLGVMKAGADIQKGQPLLRRGTRLGFKETALLSAVGLTEVPVFRKPKVAVISTGNELILPGEDLRPGKIYDINGRAITDAVRELGGEAVFLGIARDDRESLKALIEKGVECCDIVILSGGASGGIRDLTSSIIGELGEVKIHGIAIQPGKPTIIGLIDGKPVFGLPGYPTSCLTNFTLLVAPLLRKLIGRESEVRKVRKRLAYKVFSVKGRRQFLPVRIEGDKAIPILKGSGAVTSFVDADGFIEVPENVEILGAGEEVEVTFFG, encoded by the coding sequence ATGGCGTTCCTGAAGGTCGTTCCCCTCGAAAAGGCCCTTGAGGTCATAGACTCATTCCCCTTGGAGCCAAAAGTTGAGAGAGTCCCCCTCGGCGGGGCCCTCGGCAGGGTTCTGGCGGAGGACATAACGTCGCCCATAGACGTCCCGCCCTTTGACAGGGCAACCGTTGACGGCTACGCGGTGAGGGCAGAGGACACCTTTATGGCGAGCGAGAGCGAGCCGGTGAGGCTGAAGGTCGTCGGTGAAATCAACGCCGGAGACGTCCCTCAGTTGGAACTGAAGCCGGGGGAGAGCGTTTACATCTCCACAGGGGCCCCCCTGCCGAAGGGTGCAGATGCAGTCATACAGTTCGAGGACGTGGACAGGGAAGGGGACGAGGTGGTCATCTACAAGCCCGCCTACCCCGGTCTTGGAGTTATGAAGGCCGGTGCGGACATACAGAAGGGCCAGCCCCTGCTCAGGAGAGGGACGAGGCTCGGCTTCAAGGAGACCGCGCTCCTATCGGCCGTCGGGTTGACCGAAGTCCCTGTCTTCAGGAAGCCAAAGGTCGCCGTGATAAGTACGGGCAACGAGCTGATTCTCCCTGGAGAGGATCTCAGGCCTGGCAAGATTTACGATATTAACGGGCGGGCAATCACCGATGCCGTGAGGGAGCTCGGTGGTGAGGCCGTCTTCCTGGGCATAGCCAGGGACGACCGGGAGAGTCTGAAGGCGCTCATAGAGAAGGGAGTGGAGTGCTGTGACATCGTGATTCTGAGCGGCGGCGCGAGCGGAGGGATAAGGGACCTCACCAGTTCGATAATAGGGGAGCTCGGCGAGGTGAAAATACACGGCATAGCGATTCAGCCGGGCAAGCCGACGATAATCGGCCTCATAGACGGAAAGCCGGTGTTTGGACTCCCGGGTTACCCAACGAGCTGTCTCACGAACTTCACCCTCCTCGTCGCACCGCTCCTCAGGAAGCTCATCGGAAGGGAAAGCGAAGTCAGAAAGGTCAGGAAGAGGCTCGCCTACAAGGTCTTCTCGGTCAAGGGGAGGCGCCAGTTTCTCCCGGTCAGGATAGAGGGCGATAAAGCCATTCCAATACTCAAGGGGAGTGGTGCAGTCACTAGCTTCGTTGATGCAGACGGCTTCATTGAAGTCCCGGAGAACGTGGAGATATTGGGAGCCGGAGAAGAGGTTGAGGTCACATTCTTTGGCTAA
- a CDS encoding CDC48 family AAA ATPase → MIFGKEERVDEIKLRVAEALKRDVGRGIVRFDRKYQKQLGVEPGDIVELIGERNTAAIVANAHPDDRGLDIIRMDGYIRRNAGVSIGDYVTVRRAEVKEAKKVVLAPAQKGVFIQIPGDLVKQNLLGRPVVKGDLVVASNRSETYYGGSPFDDLLRGLFEAMPIGFGELKFVVVNTVPKGIVQITYNTEVEVLPQAVEVREESIPEVTYEDIGGLDEAIQKIREMVELPLKHPELFERLGIEPPKGVLLYGPPGTGKTLLAKAVANEANAHFIAINGPEIMSKFYGESEERLREIFKEAEENAPSIIFIDEIDAIAPKREEVVGEVEKRVVSQLLTLMDGLKSRGKIIVIAATNRPDAIDPALRRPGRFDREIEVGVPDKQGRKEILQIHTRGMPLEPDYDKATVLKVLKEMKSRKSFNEERLEALIQKVEGAKDEAEIKEILKSEGEIYAEVRNRLIDKMLEEIAEKTHGFVGADLAALAREAAMVVLRRLINEGKINPEQDKIPPEVLQELRVRKEDFYEALKMVEPSALREVLIEVPNVRWDDIGGLEDVKQELREAVEWPLKYPKAFERLGITPPRGILLYGPPGTGKTLLAKAVANESEANFIGIRGPEVLSKWVGESEKRIREIFRKARQAAPTVIFIDEIDAIAPARGAEGDRVTDRLINQLLTEMDGIERNSGVVVIAATNRPDILDPALLRPGRFDRLVLVPAPDEKTRLEILKVHTRRVPLAEDVSLAELAKKTKGYSGADLEALVREAALITMRRVMRELPTELVESESEEFLERLKVSKRDFEEALKKIKPSITPYMIEYYKNFEEGRKRRHEKERGGVDYYTF, encoded by the coding sequence ATGATATTCGGAAAGGAAGAGAGGGTTGATGAGATCAAGCTTAGGGTCGCGGAGGCCCTCAAGAGGGACGTCGGCAGGGGCATAGTCCGCTTTGACAGGAAGTACCAGAAACAGCTCGGAGTGGAGCCGGGCGACATCGTTGAGCTGATCGGAGAGAGGAACACCGCCGCCATAGTGGCCAACGCCCACCCTGACGACCGCGGACTGGACATCATCAGGATGGACGGCTACATCAGGAGGAACGCGGGGGTCAGCATAGGCGACTACGTGACCGTCAGGAGGGCGGAGGTCAAGGAGGCAAAGAAAGTAGTCCTTGCTCCAGCCCAGAAGGGCGTCTTCATTCAGATTCCAGGCGACCTTGTGAAGCAGAACCTGCTCGGCAGGCCCGTAGTTAAGGGAGACCTCGTAGTCGCCAGCAACAGGAGCGAGACCTACTACGGCGGCTCTCCGTTTGACGACCTTCTGAGGGGTCTCTTCGAGGCGATGCCCATCGGCTTCGGCGAGCTCAAGTTCGTCGTCGTGAACACGGTTCCCAAGGGAATCGTCCAGATAACCTACAACACAGAGGTCGAGGTGCTCCCGCAGGCGGTCGAAGTCCGCGAGGAGAGCATCCCCGAGGTGACCTACGAGGACATTGGCGGTCTTGACGAGGCCATCCAGAAGATACGCGAGATGGTTGAGCTCCCGCTCAAGCACCCAGAGCTCTTCGAGCGCCTGGGCATTGAACCGCCGAAGGGAGTGCTCCTCTACGGTCCGCCCGGAACCGGTAAGACTCTCTTAGCGAAGGCCGTCGCTAACGAGGCCAACGCCCACTTCATAGCCATCAACGGCCCCGAGATAATGAGCAAGTTCTACGGCGAGAGTGAAGAGAGGCTCAGAGAGATTTTCAAGGAGGCCGAGGAAAACGCCCCGAGCATCATCTTCATTGATGAGATTGACGCCATAGCGCCGAAGAGAGAAGAGGTCGTCGGCGAGGTCGAGAAGAGGGTTGTTTCACAGCTCCTCACGCTCATGGACGGCCTCAAGAGCAGGGGCAAAATCATAGTCATAGCCGCAACGAACAGGCCTGACGCCATTGACCCTGCCCTCAGGAGGCCCGGAAGGTTTGACAGGGAGATTGAAGTCGGCGTTCCCGACAAGCAGGGTAGAAAGGAGATACTCCAGATACACACCAGAGGAATGCCGCTCGAGCCGGACTACGACAAGGCAACCGTCCTGAAGGTTCTGAAGGAGATGAAGTCCAGGAAGTCCTTTAACGAGGAAAGGCTAGAGGCCCTGATTCAGAAGGTTGAGGGGGCCAAAGACGAGGCAGAAATCAAGGAAATCCTCAAGAGCGAAGGCGAGATATACGCGGAGGTCAGAAACAGGCTCATAGACAAGATGCTTGAGGAGATTGCCGAGAAGACGCACGGCTTCGTCGGTGCTGACTTAGCCGCCCTCGCGAGAGAGGCCGCTATGGTCGTCCTGAGGAGGCTCATCAATGAAGGCAAGATAAACCCCGAGCAGGATAAGATACCGCCCGAAGTCCTCCAGGAGCTCCGTGTCAGGAAGGAAGACTTTTATGAGGCCCTCAAGATGGTCGAGCCGAGCGCTCTCAGGGAGGTTCTCATAGAGGTTCCGAACGTCCGCTGGGACGACATAGGTGGATTAGAAGACGTTAAACAGGAGCTCCGCGAGGCAGTGGAATGGCCCCTCAAGTACCCGAAGGCGTTCGAGAGGCTCGGCATAACGCCCCCGAGGGGAATACTCCTCTACGGTCCGCCTGGAACCGGTAAGACCCTCCTTGCAAAGGCCGTTGCCAACGAGAGCGAGGCCAACTTCATCGGCATCCGCGGGCCGGAAGTGCTGAGCAAGTGGGTCGGTGAGAGCGAGAAGAGGATTAGGGAGATATTCAGGAAGGCTCGCCAGGCCGCTCCGACGGTCATATTCATCGACGAGATTGACGCCATAGCCCCGGCGAGGGGTGCCGAGGGGGACAGAGTAACCGACAGGCTCATCAACCAGCTCCTCACCGAGATGGACGGCATAGAGAGGAACAGCGGTGTCGTTGTCATAGCCGCCACCAACAGGCCGGACATCCTCGACCCAGCTCTGCTGAGGCCTGGAAGGTTCGACAGGCTCGTGCTCGTGCCAGCGCCCGACGAGAAGACCAGGCTTGAGATACTCAAGGTGCACACGAGACGCGTCCCGCTCGCGGAAGACGTCAGCCTCGCGGAGCTGGCAAAGAAGACCAAAGGCTACTCGGGAGCTGACCTCGAAGCCCTCGTCAGAGAAGCCGCGCTCATCACTATGCGCAGGGTCATGCGCGAACTGCCCACGGAGCTCGTTGAGAGCGAGAGCGAGGAGTTCCTTGAGAGGCTCAAGGTATCAAAGAGGGACTTCGAGGAGGCCCTGAAGAAAATCAAGCCCAGCATAACGCCGTACATGATCGAGTACTACAAGAACTTCGAGGAGGGCAGAAAGAGGAGACATGAAAAGGAGCGCGGTGGCGTGGACTACTACACGTTCTGA
- the serS gene encoding serine--tRNA ligase: MLDIKLIREKPEVVKKDLIKRGETEKVKWIDEILELDAKWRENLKKINQLRKERNQLAVQIGKRKKAGEPVDDLLAKSNEIVRQIEELEKEVEELKKKIDYYLWRLPNITHESVPVGESDEDNVPIRFWGKAKVWEGFLESFKEQSLGKMDYEVLSWRPRLHVDMLELLRGADLERAAKVSGARFYYLLNELVILDLALIRFALDKLIEKGFAPVIPPYMVRRFVEEGATTFEDFEDVIYKVEGEDLYLIPTAEHPLAGMHANEILDGKDLPLLYVGVSPCFRKEAGTAGKDTKGIFRVHQFHKVEQFVYSRPEESWEWHERLIANAEEIFQELEIPYRVVNICTGDLGYVAAKKYDIEAWMAGQGKFREVVSASNCTDWQARRLNIRFRDKTHEKPKFVHTLNSTAIATSRAIVAILENHQTEEGVVKLPKALWKYTGFKEILPDHMKEKCCGE; encoded by the coding sequence ATGCTCGACATAAAGCTCATCCGCGAAAAGCCGGAGGTCGTTAAGAAGGACCTCATCAAGAGGGGCGAAACCGAGAAGGTCAAATGGATTGACGAAATCCTTGAGCTCGATGCCAAGTGGCGCGAAAACCTGAAGAAAATCAACCAGCTCAGAAAGGAGCGCAACCAGCTGGCAGTCCAGATAGGCAAGCGCAAGAAGGCCGGCGAACCGGTAGACGACCTTCTCGCGAAGAGCAACGAGATAGTGAGGCAGATTGAGGAGCTTGAGAAGGAAGTCGAGGAGCTTAAGAAGAAAATCGACTACTACCTCTGGCGCCTCCCCAACATTACCCACGAGAGCGTCCCGGTCGGGGAGAGCGACGAGGACAACGTCCCGATAAGGTTCTGGGGCAAGGCTAAGGTCTGGGAGGGCTTCCTCGAAAGCTTTAAGGAGCAGAGCCTCGGGAAGATGGACTACGAGGTGTTGAGCTGGAGGCCGAGGCTCCACGTTGACATGCTTGAGCTTTTGAGAGGGGCTGACCTTGAGCGGGCCGCGAAGGTGAGCGGTGCGCGCTTCTACTACCTCCTCAACGAGCTTGTCATACTCGATCTGGCCCTCATACGCTTCGCCCTCGACAAGCTCATAGAGAAGGGCTTCGCCCCCGTCATACCACCCTACATGGTCAGGCGCTTCGTCGAGGAGGGCGCGACGACCTTTGAGGACTTCGAGGACGTCATCTACAAGGTTGAGGGCGAAGATTTATACCTCATTCCGACGGCAGAGCACCCGCTCGCTGGAATGCACGCCAACGAAATCCTCGACGGCAAAGACCTACCGCTCCTCTACGTCGGCGTTAGCCCCTGCTTCAGAAAGGAGGCCGGAACCGCGGGAAAGGACACGAAGGGAATCTTCCGCGTCCACCAGTTCCACAAGGTCGAGCAGTTTGTTTATTCAAGGCCAGAGGAGAGCTGGGAGTGGCACGAGAGGCTCATAGCGAACGCTGAGGAGATATTCCAGGAGCTTGAGATACCTTACAGGGTCGTCAACATCTGCACCGGCGACCTCGGCTACGTCGCCGCCAAGAAGTACGACATCGAGGCCTGGATGGCAGGGCAGGGCAAGTTCAGGGAGGTTGTCAGCGCGAGCAACTGTACCGACTGGCAGGCGAGGAGGCTGAACATTCGCTTCCGCGACAAGACCCACGAGAAGCCGAAGTTCGTCCACACGCTCAACTCGACGGCGATAGCCACTTCGAGGGCCATCGTTGCAATCCTTGAGAACCACCAGACCGAGGAAGGCGTCGTAAAGCTCCCGAAGGCGCTCTGGAAGTACACGGGCTTCAAGGAGATTCTGCCCGACCACATGAAGGAGAAGTGCTGCGGGGAGTGA